A single region of the Fusarium fujikuroi IMI 58289 draft genome, chromosome FFUJ_chr05 genome encodes:
- a CDS encoding related to 2`-hydroxyisoflavone reductase has translation MPSVTKVAVIGASGNVGKSTVKALLQEGFQVTGLTRASSNSTLPQSINTVKTDYSEESLLKALRGHDAVVSTASGIAPGQILPFQKLMVNAAIKAGVKVFVPSEFGVDTANPEAPKVIPFVQDKIDTLGYIKTKNGELSWIAIVSGAMFDWGLDIPGFGGFDIAARTVRLFDGGYIAYEATNLDQVGRAIAKSLKHLEITRNQHVYVNSFTVTQNDVLHALEKATGDKFQVSHGTVKGLWEAGAEQVRNGDAMGALAQISGAIYGKGGVANYSVDKGLWNDKIGLPGENLQEFVEAYIRNT, from the coding sequence ATGCCGTCAGTTACAAAGGTTGCTGTTATCGGAGCTAGCGGAAATGTTGGCAAGTCAACTGTCAAGGCACTCCTCCAAGAAGGTTTTCAAGTGACAGGCCTGACTCGAGCATCATCAAACAGCACTCTTCCTCAGAGCATCAACACTGTCAAGACCGACTACTCTGAAGAATCTCTCCTCAAGGCGCTAAGAGGCCACGATGCTGTAGTCAGCACGGCCTCTGGTATAGCCCCCGGCCAGATATTGCccttccagaagctcatgGTCAACGCCGCCATCAAGGCCGGCGTCAAAGTCTTCGTACCCTCCGAGTTCGGCGTTGATACAGCGAACCCAGAAGCACCCAAAGTCATCCCTTTCGTCCAAGACAAGATCGACACGCTTGGCTACATCAAAACCAAGAATGGGGAGCTTTCATGGATCGCTATTGTTTCAGGTGCCATGTTCGACTGGGGCCTCGACATTCCTGGCTTTGGCGGCTTCGACATCGCCGCTCGCACCGTTAGGCTTTTTGACGGCGGTTATATCGCTTATGAGGCTACCAACCTGGATCAGGTTGGGAGGGCAATTGCCAAAAGCTTAAAGCATCTCGAGATTACACGCAATCAACATGTCTACGTCAATAGTTTCACCGTGACCCAGAACGACGTCCTCCATGCGCTGGAAAAAGCCACGGGAGACAAATTCCAAGTTTCTCATGGAACTGTAAAAGGTCTCTGGGAAGCAGGTGCTGAACAGGTCAGAAATGGAGATGCGATGGGCGCTCTGGCTCAGATCTCTGGTGCGATCTACGGCAAGGGCGGTGTCGCGAATTATTCTGTTGACAAAGGACTCTGGAATGATAAGATAGGATTGCCAGGAGAAAACCTCCAGGAGTTCGTAGAGGCTTATATCAGAAACACTTAA
- a CDS encoding related to Zn-dependent hydrolases, including glyoxylases: protein MSLKFAIYTCQPIPTKVHSPDASSKDSGFWSPLSITLLYTPTTALVVDCPATVYPTRELAEWIKSQLPPSSTLKYFVCTHAHGDHFFGLPVLEEQFPGLQAYATKAVAEGIDLQQSPEIRDAVWANTFLPAKDGSGLPDAKSVFQALPTSNEFHLDGHLLRLYDVAHGDTHANSFIHVPKLDLVVAGDIVYNGDCHQWLGEASSSEKRTQWLAALEQIRSLRPKIVVPGHTFNPSSTPNERIAIAMLTSTADYIHGFVEELAAATSEKNLFERMRFRYDRWNLYLLAGSSKAGWNNCKL from the coding sequence ATGTCTCTCAAATTTGCCATTTACACCTGCCAGCCAATCCCAACCAAGGTGCATTCTCCAGACGCCTCATCTAAGGACTCGGGCTTTTGGTCCCCTCTCTCAATCACTCTGCTTTATACTCCTACGACTGCGCTAGTAGTAGATTGCCCTGCCACCGTCTATCCTACACGTGAATTGGCTGAATGGATCAAATCTCAGCTGCCTCCGAGTAGTACTCTCAAGTACTTTGTCTGTACTCATGCCCATGGGGATCATTTCTTCGGTCTCCCGGTCTTGGAAGAGCAATTTCCCGGGTTGCAAGCTTATGCTACCAAGGCCGTTGCTGAAGGAATCGATCTACAGCAATCGCCAGAGATCAGGGACGCAGTCTGGGCCAATACGTTTCTTCCAGCTAAAGATGGCTCTGGTTTGCCGGATGCAAAGTCCGTTTTCCAGGCTCTTCCAACATCCAATGAATTCCATCTCGATGGTCACTTACTCAGGCTGTATGATGTCGCTCATGGCGATACACACGCCAATTCGTTCATACATGTCCCCAAGCTAGATCTTGTTGTGGCAGGTGATATTGTCTACAACGGAGATTGCCACCAGTGGTTAGGCGAGGCGTCCAGTTCAGAGAAACGAACACAATGGCTTGCAGCCCTTGAGCAGATACGTTCCTTGAGGCCTAAGATTGTCGTGCCCGGACATACATTCAATCCATCCTCGACACCGAATGAGCGCATAGCAATAGCCATGCTTACAAGTACGGCAGATTACATCCATGGATtcgttgaagagcttgcaGCCGCCACAAGTGAGAAGAACCTGTTTGAAAGAATGCGGTTCCGATATGACCGGTGGAACCTGTACCTGCTCGCTGGAAGCTCCAAAGCCGGATGGAACAATTGCAAGCTCTGA